CTCTTGAGTTAACCGGACAACATAAACGCATGCGACTACATTGCCGAAAGATGACACAGGTATGCATGAATACAATGGCATAACATGGCCTAGGACATCTAAGCTCCACGAGAACACCAACGGGTGGGGAAACGGCGCAAAGTATCGCCACAGTCGTCCAAGATGGGCAAGGGTCTTCATCCGAAACCTTGATACGTGCGGAGAGACAAACCAACGATGTCCTCAAGAGAAGAGCAGTACTCGCAGGCGTCACTACCGTGGTAGCCAAAACGCGGGGTTTTCGCTCAGCAGCTCACAAGTGCGACCACGAGGCCCCCAGAACAACCGCGATGAGCACAAGCCCCTAGACCAGGATCTCAGCGTCGCCACTTCGCTACCAGCAATTCAGGAAGCTGGTTTGTTGATGGACAGCGTTGGTTGGTTATCCCACATACAGTGCTTTTGGCAGGGATATGGACGCCCTTTGCTTTTGTGGTCATGTTGTAGTTACCAACATGAGACAACATGTCAACTGTATGTTACTCTGTTGTCCGTTCGATAGTTAGCAACATGAGACAACTAAAATTACTAGCTGACCATGCTATAACTTTTTAGTGTGTTAGATGACAAGCACCACTATAGTAGCCATGTACTCCCTTCGTCCAATAATATAAGATGTTTAGCTTGCAAAAACATGTTATATTATTGGACGAAGAGAGTAGTTATATGGTAGTTGCGGTGAGTTCTAGTTTTAAAATTGTTTTCTCGTCTCCTGGAAATTGTTTTCTCCTTCATACCATATGTTCGCTCTGACCTAGTGTCTCCTCATCGCAAGTGATAGATCTATCCTCCTACCACCGCCATAATGCATGCCATAAGGAGATCGGAAAATCCTTGCGATGTCGTCGATATGTCGTGCTAGCTGAGGCCACTATACTTCCATCACTTTGTGGATCTTACCGTGTTCCGCTAGCTGGTGCCAACACAATACACTGCTAGGAACCGATCAATGTACTTTTACTGTTCGGTCACTCAAGTCTGAAGTAATATGATCAAAAATGTTACCACCAAATTTGAGTGTATTATACAATCTATTAGTATAACTATGTAATACACTTTTTTGCGGGGTAACTATGTAGTACACTTGCAAATATATGACGATGGTTTATCAAATTGGTTGATGCCTTTGGTTATTTACTCTCCATATTAGATTTGTCTAAAGCCAAACTTAATCTTTGACCAAGTTGGTAGAGACAAATATCAACATATACACCACCAAATCAATATTATTAGATCTCATCATTGAATATATTTTGACATCATACACATTTGTTTTTGTAGATGTTCATATTGTTTTCTATAAACAAACGTGATCAAACTTTATGAAGTTTCACCTCAGTCAAAGCTAATATGTAGAATATTTATTATTGCTATCTCTACAATATCAATGCATGCTATGTAAATCGAAATTTGCGAGGAGGGATAATTTTGGCTCTAGGGGGCATATGCCCCCGAATGAACAGTAAGTTCAGAATAAATAGTTAAAGAAAACTGATTTATCTTTTAGATGCTCATGTTAGTGTAACTAGCGTGCTTGATAACTTTCATACGAAATTGGACAACAATGATTTGTCGGTGAAAAAATATTAAGTGTAACATTTAGGGTTTAATTTGCTTTTAATTTTGCGCGGGTCAAAATGCTAAAGCTTTAATTCCACCTAAATTTTTGCATGTAGCATTTGAATGTGACCATGTACACATCAAATTTCAATGGATAATTTTGATATTTTTAAAAATAAAGCATTTTGACGCCCATGGCACCGAATTGGATTTCTGTTGTATTATCTTTTCTATTTTTGCGGGAATCTGAATGTTCCATCTTATGTGTGTTACATTTTTCTTATTTGCTCCTCGTATCTAAATCGTGGATCCGCACCTTACAATGATCCTGGCCATCGCGCTATTTGTGAGTGCCTACGTCTGTACTATGTTTAAAAAAGAAAATGCTTATCTATAGTTAGCTGCAATAAGCAGACAATACTCACAGCTTTTGAATTTGTTGGTATGTTCCCGCgacaaaaaaaaattgaatttgatCGTATGTGCGTCAGCGCGAGCAGTACACTTGTGTTCTCCGTTCAAATAATTAACCTCTTTATATAAGACCGGCCTTAGAGTCACTCCACTACACTGCCTTAGCTGAAGCTGAACACGCGGCTCCCCGCCATGGAGCAACGGGCGTACTACCTCTGCCTCTTCTTggctctcctcctccctctcctgctCCTCAAGCTCAACAGCAAGCATCACGGCGTGCGTCTGCCACCTGGCCCATGGCGGCTGCCGGTCATCGGCAGCCTGCACCACCTCGCCGGTAACCCGCTCGTGCACCGTGTCATGGCCGACCTTGCGCGTCGGCTGGACGCGCCGCTCATGTACCTCAAGCTCGGCGAGGTGCCGGTCGTGGTGGCCACGTCCCCGGAGGCCGCCCGCGAGATCATGCGGACGCACGACGTCGTCTTCGCGACGCGGCCGTGGAGCCCCACCATGAAGATCATGAACTCCGAAGGGGAAGGGCTGGTATTCGCACGCTACGGCACCCCGTGGCGGCAGCTCCGCAAGATCTGCATCCTGGAGCTTCTCAGTGCGCGCCGTGTGCAGTCGTTCCGCCACATCAGGGAGGACGAGGCCGGCCGCCTCGTGGCCGCCGTCGCGGCGGTGCCGCCCGGGGAGCCCGTGAACGTGAGCGAGCGGATCGCCGTGCTCATCACCGACTCGGCGGTGCGCGCCATGATCGGGGACAGGTTCAAGAGGCGGGAGGAGTTCTTGCAGACGCTCGAGGAAGGGGTCAAGCTCGCCACCGGGTTCAACCTTGGCGACTTGTTCCCGTCGTCGTGGCTCGCCAACTTCATCAGCGGCACGGCACGGCTGGCGGAGGAGAACCACCGCAAGAGCTACGAGGTCATGGAGTACGCAATCAAGCAACACGAGGAGCAGAGGGCTGCCGCCTCGGCGAACGGCGACGTGGAGGAAGGAGAGGACCTGGTGGGCGCGCTCTTGAGGATCCGCAAGGAAGGTGGCCTCGACGTGCCTCTTACCATGGGAATGGTCAAAGGAGTCATACTTGTAAGTGCACCAGCTCCTTAATTTGTTTCAGAATATATACTTTGTCCTCTACTATGTATTATACTTACTTAAAACATGTTGTATTAATTAAACAAACTAATTATGCATTTTAAAAGTACATTTCGTGATAGATTTGGTATTATGGATGTGCCATTGTCAATGTTGAAATTGTTTCTAAATTTGTAGTATTAAACAAAAAAGTTTGAACAAAAAGGTCAAGCATTTTGAAAGGAGAGAGTAGTTAGCAACACACGAGGTATCTTTTAATTTGTTTCTGATTCTTCGGTTCACTCTGAATCCATGAAATGGCATATGTTATATTCGCTATTTTTCTAGGATTTGCTACTTGATGTCTCACTTTTTTAAGGGCCGACAAATCCTTTAATGCCAAGAAGAACTTGCCATTCTAAATTGTGTAAATCGACATGTTGCAGGATTTATTTGGCGCTGGGAGCGAGACATCAGCTACCACGCTTCAATGGGCCATGTCAGAGCTCATGAGGAACCCAAATGTGATGTGGAAAGCACAAGCTGAAGTACGCGACAACCTCCAAGAAAAGCCTAAAGTGACCGAGGATGACTTGATCAATCTCAAGTACCTCAAACTCGTCATCAAGGAGACAATGAGGTTGCATCCGGCCGCACCATTGCTTCTCCCTAGGGAGGCCAGGGAGCCTTGCAAAATCCTCGGGTACGATGTACCCAAAGGTACCACGGTATTGGTGAATGCGTGGGCGATCGGCAGAGACCCAAAACATTGGGAAGACCCTGAGGAGTTCAAACCAGAGAGGTTCGAGTCTCACACGGTGGACTTCAAAGGCACAGACTTTGAATACATACCGTTTGGGGCAGGTCGGAGGATGTGCCCTGGAATGACGTTTGCTCAAGCCAGCATGGAGATCGTGCTTGCTGCACTGCTCTACCACTTTGATTGGGAGCTCCCGAGTGGGGTGAAGCCTGATGGGTTGGACATGACAGAGAAGATGGGCGTCACTGTCCGGAGGAAGAATGATCTCAATTTACATCACATTGTCCGTGTGCCTCCGATTTGATTTGCACTCGCATTAATATGTGAAGATGAATTCTCGTCTACTATGCCTTCTATATATGTGCCTTTCTCGAACGTGGAGGCGTGTGAATAAGTATTGTTAATTACTATATCACTACTAATTAAGAGTGAAGTTATGTGTGTCATGAGTGTGTGTGATTCCTATATTCATGTCTACTAGGAAGGCTCATCACACTACAAAAGTCCGAGTAAATAATTCGCTTATAaagcatatactccctccgtccgaaaaaactTGTCCCAAGCTTATCCCTCAAATGAAAGTATCTAGCACTAacttagtgctagatacatccatttgagggacaagctttttcggacgAAGGGTGTACATCACTTCATCATAAAATTAGACGCTCAGGACATCTTGTAGACTCGTACCACTGATCACTCCATGCCATATTTATATCATATTAGATGTATCTAATTAGGGGTAGGACCAATCGGGTGTTCGGCTTTGTTTGAGGGGAAGTGAAGAGGGAAGGCAGTTTAATGGCGGCTGGAAAGATTTGTGAGGATGAGGATCCTCCGGTTACACCTTTTTATTCAACATGATTGGGAGGACCATGATCTAGAGTTGTAAAAGGGGATGCGCATGCAGGAGGCCGTCATGGCCATTCCTCTAATGATGCCATCCGAGCAGCGCAAGGGGAATTCTGTATCACCAAAGTGGATCTAGTGGTCATGACTCTGGAGGTTGCCAGTCATGCAATGGCAGATGGCTTGTCATGGATCGCCTGCTCTCGGTATTTCTGGCCAGCTGGGATGTCATCCTTCTTGAGATGGGGAGGGTGCCAGAGCAAAGTCACTGCCCAACGGGTGGCCAGTGCCTGCGAATTCTTCAATCTCAGGTTCCAAGATGTAGTAGACAGAAGTTTTGTGATGCAGTCACAACTGTGAAACTACATAACCTTTAGGGACCTTCGACATCATCTATTGGAGTAGCATTTCCATGTGATATCAATATCCACCCACCATCTATAGCATGCACAAAAGGAAGTGGCACAAAGATGAAGTCGGGTTCACAACCGACCAAAAAAGTGGAGAAAGAAAAAGAGGTGAATATAACTGTTTTTTTTTTATATTTGGAACCCACGATTCCATTAACTAGTGGTTTGAGCAAGCTCACCAGCCACTTAAACCCTTGCACAGTTCGGTAAGTCCTCAGGCCAAATCTGCCTTGGACTGTGCTCATGAGCACCATAAGCTGCCATAGCATGCGCTGCTCTATTACATTTGCGTGGGCTAAACACCACATCTACTAAATTGGAGTTCATGCGCAGAAAGATATGCAAGTCTTTGTAGAGGATTCCTTCCGGTGCTCGGTCCAAATTACTACTTTGAGGGATCGTATCAACGTCTGGCAATCAGATTCAACTTGGATCTGTATCTTTCCCCAATCCGACGCTGCCCGAATTGCTGCGGAGCAAGCTTCAGCTTCTGTTTGTGCTGTAGTGGCCACATATGCCAAACGCCCCGCCCCAAAACCTCGGACTGCGCCTGTATCTTGTGATGTCTTCTGGCGACTATGAATATCTTGTGAATTCAGGTGTTCCATTCTTTGGCTGGAACAGTTGGGATGGACAAGCCTGTGATCTGGAGGCATTTACACGAAGCGAGTTGATGATGGGCTATCTGTAAATTCAGGTGTTACATTCTTTGGCTGGACATCCCCTGCGGCTGTTATCTGTAAACATGCAGGAACAAAGTGAATAATGACAACATGCTATATTTTTGTCCACTATCAGTCAAAAGGAAAGAAGGATTAGGTTTTGAGCTGGCTTATGTAACCATGAGTATATTGTCATTATTTACTTATTATTCCGGTTGTAAGTTGTATGATTGATGGCTGCTAGTGAAATAATTTGTATGGTGCAAAGTTGTATGATTGATGGCAGTTAGTATTTTTTAGTGTTACTTACTATCAGTCAAAAGTTGTATGAGCTTTTATGTGGTACAtagtttttttttagaaaaggaggatgaccccgggcctctgcatctgggtgatgcatacggccactttattaattattctcacaagaccttacaaagtaatacaacagtaagactaaagccgccgTCTAAGCACCTCTATCCAGCtgatgaaggggcgcagatagcctgggcctaataccaaacagatattgcagccaaacctaacatctaagacctgagatcccatccaggacgcctgccgggcaTGGGTCTCACCGGTCCGGCATGCACTCagatgccgccgccgccaactgccaccgctccatcttcagaactgtactgatgcatcaaccttgctCGGTCTAGCTTTGTGTCATCGGTTTCGTATCTTGAGATTAGTACTTCTATTTGTAGTTGGCCGCTTTTGTAATGAAGGAAACTTCGCAACCTTTAAATTGTAATATTTGGTGCTTTACGATATTCGTAAATAACTTTTGTGCTCATATTCAACGAGAAACTGTTTGAAATAACAAAGTGTGATCCTTTCTTGGACGCAGCTCTCGCGACCACGTCGCCCCCGCGGGCGACCGGCCGCGCATCGCCGCCTCCCTCCTCCAGTCCCCACCTCTCTCCTTCCTCCTACCGCCGTCGCTGGCGCCCGCGGCCGCCCTGGCCCCGGGGTCGCTGGTGGCGGCGGCCCCCTGACCTTCCCCTCCCGGTGGCTCTCCCGCACGGGGCGGAGCTGCACCGGGGGGTGCTCCTAGGC
The sequence above is a segment of the Aegilops tauschii subsp. strangulata cultivar AL8/78 chromosome 6, Aet v6.0, whole genome shotgun sequence genome. Coding sequences within it:
- the LOC109751015 gene encoding desmethyl-deoxy-podophyllotoxin synthase-like, with amino-acid sequence MEQRAYYLCLFLALLLPLLLLKLNSKHHGVRLPPGPWRLPVIGSLHHLAGNPLVHRVMADLARRLDAPLMYLKLGEVPVVVATSPEAAREIMRTHDVVFATRPWSPTMKIMNSEGEGLVFARYGTPWRQLRKICILELLSARRVQSFRHIREDEAGRLVAAVAAVPPGEPVNVSERIAVLITDSAVRAMIGDRFKRREEFLQTLEEGVKLATGFNLGDLFPSSWLANFISGTARLAEENHRKSYEVMEYAIKQHEEQRAAASANGDVEEGEDLVGALLRIRKEGGLDVPLTMGMVKGVILDLFGAGSETSATTLQWAMSELMRNPNVMWKAQAEVRDNLQEKPKVTEDDLINLKYLKLVIKETMRLHPAAPLLLPREAREPCKILGYDVPKGTTVLVNAWAIGRDPKHWEDPEEFKPERFESHTVDFKGTDFEYIPFGAGRRMCPGMTFAQASMEIVLAALLYHFDWELPSGVKPDGLDMTEKMGVTVRRKNDLNLHHIVRVPPI